Proteins encoded within one genomic window of Panicum virgatum strain AP13 chromosome 1N, P.virgatum_v5, whole genome shotgun sequence:
- the LOC120655794 gene encoding leucine aminopeptidase 2, chloroplastic-like: MGDTATAAAPTLGLTRPNAVDPSQVTFAAKDVEFSGWNGDILAVAVTEKDLQPGAPDSKFENAVLNRLDGQLGGLLSAAAAEEDFTGKPGQSVVLRVQGQAFKRVALIGFVAHNAACLQGLGELVASVAKAAKASSAAIVLASPSVIQGQFKLNAAAAIASGTVLGLHEDTRYKSEWKKVHLKQVDLIGMGSGPEVDQKLKHANHVSSGVMLGRDLVNSPANVLTPAALAEEASKITSMYSDVLTATILDAEKCRELKMGAYLGVAAASANPPHFIHLCYKPTGGNVKRKLAIVGKGLTFDSGGYNIKAVPIATIELMKWDMGGSAAVFGAAKALGQIKPPGVEVHFIAAACENMISGTGMRPGDIVTASNGKTIEVDNTDAEGRLTLADALVYACNQGVDKVIDLATLTGAMRVALGPSIAGIFTPSDELAEEFVGASEVSGEKFWRLPMEESYWEDMKSGIADMLNTGPMQPKGGAITAALFLKQFVDEKIQWMHIDIAGTVWSHKKRGATGFGVATLVEWVLKNSSS; encoded by the exons ATGGGTGAcaccgccaccgctgccgcccccACTCTCGGCCTCACTAGGCCCAACGCCGTCGACCCATCTCAG GTCACTTTTGCCGCTAAGGACGTCGAGTTCTCCGGCTGGAACGGGGACATTCTCGCCGTTGCGGTCACCGAGAAGGATCTGCAGCCCGGAGCCCCGGACTCCAAGTTCGAGAACGCCGTCCTCAACAGGCTGGACGGGCAGCTCGGCGGCCTCCTGTCGGCCgctgcggcggaggaggactTCACCGGCAAACCCGGCCAGTCGGTGGTTCTCCGCGTCCAGGGGCAGGCGTTCAAGAGGGTGGCTCTGATCGGCTTCGTCGCCCACAACGCCGCTTGCCTGCAGGGCCTCGGCGAGTTAGTCGCGTCCGTCGCCAAGGCCGCCAAGGCTTCCAGCGCTGCCATCGTTCTTGCCTCCCCCAGTGTGATCCAGGGACAGTTCAAGCTGAACGCTGCCGCAGCAATCGCTTCAG GAACTGTGCTGGGATTGCACGAGGACACCAGATACAAGTCTGAATGGAAAAAAGTGCATCTGAAACAAGTAGACCTCATTGGGATGGGCTCTGGTCCGGAGGTGGATCAGAAGCTGAAGCATGCCAACCATGTTTCCTCGGGTGTCATGCTTGGGAGGGACCTTGTGAACTCGCCTGCCAATGTCCTTACCCCTG CTGCTCTCGCGGAGGAGGCGTCGAAGATCACATCGATGTATAGCGATGTTCTCACAGCTACAATATTAGATGCAGAGAAATGCAGAGAGTTGAAGATGGGCGCCTACTTGGGGGTTGCCGCAGCATCTGCCAACCCTCCTCACTTCATCCACTTGTGTTACAAACCCACCGGTGGTAATGTCAAGAGAAAGCTGGCAATTGTTGGGAAAGGTCTAACTTTTGACAG TGGTGGCTACAACATTAAGGCCGTACCGATCGCCACAATTGAGCTTATGAAATGGGACATGGGAGGCTCTGCAGCTGTGTTTGGTGCAGCAAAAGCTTTGGGCCAGATCAAGCCTCCTGGAGTAGAG GTCCATTTTATAGCTGCTGCTTGTGAAAATATGATTAGTGGCACGGGTATGAGACCTGGTGACATCGTGACTGCTTCCAACGGGAAGACAATCGAG GTAGACAACACTGATGCAGAGGGAAGGCTTACACTTGCTGATGCTTTGGTGTATGCTTGTAATCAAGGTGTCGACAAG GTTATTGATCTGGCAACACTAACTGGCGCCATGCGTGTTGCACTTGGGCCTAGCATAGCTG GGATCTTCACACCAAGCGACGAGCTAGCCGAGGAATTTGTGGGTGCCTCTGAGGTCTCCGGGGAGAAGTTCTGGAGGCTGCCCATGGAGGAGAGCTACTGGGAAGACATGAAGTCTGGCATCGCTGATATGCTCAACACCGGCCCTATGCAGCCCAAGGGAGGTGCTATCACTGCCGCATTGTTCCTCAAACAG TTTGTTGACGAGAAGATCCAGTGGATGCACATCGACATTGCAGGCACGGTATGGAGCCACAAGAAGCGGGGGGCTACCGGTTTCGGAGTCGCCACCTTGGTGGAGTGGGTTCTCAAGAACTCGTCGTCGTGA